The following coding sequences are from one Nilaparvata lugens isolate BPH chromosome 4, ASM1435652v1, whole genome shotgun sequence window:
- the LOC120351039 gene encoding uncharacterized protein LOC120351039, with the protein MCFGYKLSRCRRKCYEVIGEDERLQVFSKFISLNTKNEQDCYLQTLMSTTEVKQRRRRKAPEESSKPERGATFLYEISTPDGKHQVCKLAFMNIHSVTSERLRRLGNLLKAGKLPQDQRGRNVSGNAKPESVINMVKEHISSYPTKITHYGNTEKHFLNEKLSVYDMHKAFQKKYPEVSVNYKFYLKVFKTQFSLRFGLPQVDTCCTCEELQVKIKSKYLSDNVKTAAAAEKMVHLRRAKKFSKKIKDITQKCQEDEKIGGLCIDYMQNLQLPCIPVQETFYLRQLTVSVFCIHNLRDNSVTFFVYHEGIGAKGPDEVCTFLLKYIESSCEDVENLHLFSDGCGGQNKNHTIVRLCSALVALDRFKSVDQYFPVRGHSFLPCDRDFSVLKRKIRRSDRIFTLHEYKDLILSASRMNEFSVVLVENNEIVDFKNWWPRFYKKKMLSDETTGRNVPRNEKITFQISKFMHMSHCNDVKGKVICKTFIDGLQFQTFSLRNSNPSQLSLSTTRAYTDGLIPINSKKIEDIKKLMPYIRDDSEEIKSFYEKILTWPTVDKDGPEVEPM; encoded by the coding sequence ACCAAGAACGAACAGGATTGTTATCTGCAAACTTTGATGTCAACTACTGAGGTGAAACAAAGGAGGAGACGAAAGGCCCCTGAAGAATCATCAAAACCAGAAAGAGGTGCTACATTTTTATACGAAATTTCTACACCAGATGGTAAGCATCAAGTTTGCAAATTAGCTTTCATGAACATTCATTCTGTGACAAGTGAGAGACTTCGAAGACTGGGTAATCTTTTGAAAGCAGGAAAACTCCCTCAGGATCAACGTGGACGAAATGTTTCAGGCAATGCCAAACCTGAAAGTGTTATCAACATGGTGAAAGAGCATATATCTTCCTATCCAACCAAAATAACTCACTATGGTAATACTGAGAAGCACTTTCTCAATGAAAAACTCTCTGTTTATGATATGCATAAAGCCTTTCAAAAAAAGTATCCAGAAGTCAGTGTTAATTACAAATTCTATTTGAAAGTATTCAAGACGCAATTTTCTCTAAGATTTGGATTACCACAAGTTGACACTTGCTGCACATGTGAAGAGTTGCAGGTGAAAATCAAGAGTAAGTACCTGAGTGACAATGTAAAGACTGCTGCAGCTGCAGAAAAAATGGTACATCTTCGTAGAGCCAAGAAGTTTTCGAAGAAGATCAAGGATATTACACAAAAATGtcaagaagatgaaaaaatagGTGGACTTTGTATAGATTACATGCAAAATCTACAACTCCCATGCATTCCAGTTCAAGAGACTTTTTACTTGAGACAGCTGACTGTCAGTGTTTTTTGTATTCATAACTTGAGGGACAATAGTGTAACTTTTTTTGTTTATCATGAAGGTATAGGTGCAAAGGGACCTGATGAGGTGTGCACCtttctattgaaatatattgagtCCTCATGTGAAGATGTAGAAAATTTGCATTTGTTTTCCGATGGGTGTGGGGGGCAAAACAAAAACCACACCATTGTAAGATTATGTTCAGCACTTGTTGCATTGGACAGGTTCAAGAGTGTAGACCAATACTTCCCTGTTCGCGGCCACTCATTTCTGCCATGCGACAGGGATTTTTCTGTCTTAAAGAGGAAAATCCGCAGAAGTGATAGAATTTTTACCTTACATGAATATAAAGATCTGATTTTGTCAGCTtcaagaatgaatgaattttctgttgtattggtggaaaacaatgaaatagttGATTTCAAGAACTGGTGGCCGAgattttataagaaaaaaatgttgtCAGATGAAACAACTGGTCGCAATGTAcccagaaatgagaaaattacaTTCCAAATCAGCAAATTCATGCACATGAGTCACTGCAACGATGTGAAAGGGAAAGTAATTTGCAAAACTTTCATTGATGGACTCCAGTTCCAGACCTTTTCATTAAGAAATTCAAATCCCTCACAACTATCTCTTTCTACTACCAGAGCCTATACAGATGGATTAATTCCCATCAATTCCAAGAAAATAGAGGACATTAAAAAATTGATGCCTTACATCAGGGATGATAGTGAAGAAATAAAAAGTTTCTATGAAAAAATTTTGACTTGGCCCACTGTGGACAAAGATGGACCAGAAGTGGAGccaatgtaa